Proteins from a genomic interval of Nautilia sp. PV-1:
- a CDS encoding diguanylate cyclase, with protein MKKLLLLLCVSLIYAAEVNLTKDESEFIKTHTVKCITTGSWAPFNTVENGKLVGISVDIWNIIKKRLHIKSECLITSWPNVIDAIKHQRADLTIGTSKLPSREKFAIFTKPYAEFPIAIATKNNVGFIGSMNFLKNKKIAVGKNYTADLLLKKHYPNFQIIEVENVKQALKLVSEGKAYAAIDIMPVLVYNINKYSFANLKIAGKTPWKFELRFMLSKNNKLLASAINKVIDTITPQQKKQIYKKWVHVTYQEGYSLKEILSVIFIASIIIGLLCVYIFSLKKEIKKRKLLEKELQKLSIIDSLTGIFNRYKIDMALKQQISYAKRNKTPLSIIFFDIDHFKKINDNHGHKIGDEILMELTELIKNNVREYDIFGRWGGEEFIIILPNTDLIQALKVAEKLKNKIESYPFKYIHHLTCSFGVTELTEDDTSDSIVIRADNYMYEAKKRGRNRIVSDLNYHF; from the coding sequence ATGAAAAAGTTGCTTTTATTGTTATGTGTATCTCTTATATATGCCGCAGAGGTGAATTTAACAAAAGACGAAAGTGAGTTTATCAAAACTCACACCGTCAAATGCATTACGACAGGGAGCTGGGCACCTTTCAATACCGTAGAAAACGGTAAGCTTGTCGGCATCTCGGTTGACATATGGAATATAATAAAAAAGAGACTTCACATAAAATCAGAATGTTTAATTACTTCATGGCCAAATGTAATAGACGCAATCAAACATCAAAGAGCCGATTTGACAATCGGTACAAGCAAACTACCCTCAAGAGAAAAATTTGCTATTTTTACAAAACCGTATGCAGAGTTTCCCATTGCCATCGCAACAAAAAACAACGTAGGTTTTATAGGTTCTATGAATTTTTTAAAAAATAAAAAAATTGCGGTAGGGAAAAACTACACTGCAGATTTATTATTAAAAAAACATTATCCAAATTTTCAGATTATAGAAGTCGAAAACGTTAAACAGGCCCTCAAACTTGTAAGTGAAGGCAAAGCCTACGCAGCTATAGACATTATGCCTGTACTTGTTTACAATATAAACAAATACTCATTTGCAAATCTGAAAATTGCAGGCAAAACGCCTTGGAAATTCGAATTACGATTTATGCTTTCAAAAAATAACAAACTTTTGGCATCCGCTATTAATAAAGTAATAGATACAATCACACCCCAGCAGAAAAAACAGATTTATAAAAAATGGGTTCATGTTACTTATCAGGAAGGCTATTCTTTGAAAGAAATACTTTCAGTTATATTTATAGCTTCAATAATTATCGGACTTTTATGCGTTTATATATTTTCTTTAAAAAAAGAGATCAAAAAAAGAAAACTGCTCGAAAAAGAGCTTCAGAAACTTTCCATAATAGATTCGCTGACCGGAATTTTCAACAGGTATAAAATAGATATGGCATTAAAACAGCAGATTTCTTATGCAAAAAGAAACAAAACCCCTCTTAGCATCATATTTTTTGATATTGACCATTTTAAAAAAATAAACGACAACCACGGGCATAAAATCGGAGATGAAATATTAATGGAGTTAACCGAACTTATAAAAAATAATGTAAGAGAATATGACATATTCGGAAGATGGGGAGGTGAAGAGTTTATTATTATTCTTCCTAATACGGATCTAATACAGGCGTTAAAAGTAGCAGAAAAACTTAAAAACAAAATTGAATCATATCCTTTCAAATACATCCATCATTTAACATGCAGTTTCGGTGTTACCGAACTTACGGAAGACGATACCAGCGACAGTATCGTCATTAGAGCCGACAATTATATGTACGAGGCTAAAAAACGGGGAAGAAACAGAATCGTTTCCGATTTAAACTATCATTTTTAA
- a CDS encoding diguanylate cyclase, with protein sequence MRRFLIFLFVSSVFLYGKLNLTKEENNFIKTHSVKCILTPNWAPFNTKINGKIAGISVDYWNLIKKRLHLKSDFIITDKWETVLNKIRLKQADVALSASKTKDREKYSIFTKPYAVFPIAIATRNNIGYIASMQFLKNKIIVVGKNYTAARLLKEKYPKFNILEVENIKTALKMVSEGKAYAAIDIMPVLIYNINKYEFANLKISGKTPLKFKMQFMVRNDYKPLVSAINKAIDTITPREKNKIYSKWIYVNYQNGFSLKQVLIGSLIIGIMVTVLFIYWIIRLKKEIKKRHQLEEELRKISFYDSLTSIYNRYKIDMSLKTQIELSKRYKTPLSIIFFDIDDFKKINDTYGHKIGDEVLIELSKTIKENIRQTDIFGRWGGEEFIIILPNTNVTVAQKIAQKLKRVIENHNFPFIKKLTCSFGVTEMKENDSINTLTVRADTLLYEAKKQGKNRVISDLNS encoded by the coding sequence ATGCGGAGATTTTTAATATTTTTATTTGTTTCATCGGTTTTTTTATACGGTAAATTAAATCTTACAAAAGAAGAAAACAACTTCATTAAAACACACAGCGTCAAATGTATTTTAACTCCCAACTGGGCTCCGTTTAATACTAAAATAAACGGTAAAATCGCCGGTATATCGGTTGATTATTGGAATCTGATAAAAAAAAGACTTCATTTAAAATCCGATTTTATAATCACAGACAAATGGGAAACGGTCTTAAATAAAATAAGACTTAAACAGGCCGATGTTGCCCTTTCCGCCAGCAAAACAAAAGACAGGGAAAAATATTCCATATTCACAAAACCATATGCGGTTTTTCCTATTGCAATAGCTACAAGAAACAATATCGGCTACATAGCTTCCATGCAGTTTTTAAAAAATAAAATCATTGTAGTGGGTAAAAACTATACTGCAGCCAGGCTTCTTAAAGAAAAATATCCGAAATTCAACATACTTGAAGTAGAAAATATTAAAACAGCCCTTAAAATGGTAAGCGAAGGAAAAGCCTACGCAGCCATAGACATTATGCCCGTACTTATATACAACATAAACAAATATGAATTTGCAAATTTGAAAATCTCAGGCAAAACACCTCTTAAATTCAAAATGCAGTTTATGGTAAGAAATGACTATAAACCTCTTGTATCAGCGATAAACAAAGCAATTGACACAATCACACCCCGGGAAAAAAACAAAATATATTCTAAATGGATATATGTTAATTATCAAAACGGTTTCAGTTTAAAGCAGGTGCTTATAGGCTCTTTGATAATAGGGATAATGGTTACCGTTTTATTTATTTACTGGATTATAAGACTGAAAAAAGAAATCAAAAAAAGACACCAGCTTGAAGAGGAACTCAGAAAAATATCTTTTTACGATTCTTTGACATCAATATACAACAGATATAAAATAGACATGTCTTTAAAAACCCAAATAGAACTTTCAAAAAGATACAAAACGCCTCTTAGCATTATTTTCTTTGATATTGACGATTTTAAAAAAATAAACGACACTTACGGACATAAAATAGGTGACGAAGTATTAATAGAACTTTCAAAAACAATAAAAGAAAACATCAGACAGACTGACATTTTCGGAAGATGGGGAGGCGAAGAGTTTATTATTATTCTTCCAAACACTAACGTTACCGTTGCGCAAAAAATTGCTCAGAAACTAAAAAGAGTCATTGAAAATCATAATTTCCCTTTTATAAAAAAACTTACCTGCAGTTTCGGAGTTACCGAAATGAAAGAAAACGACTCAATTAACACTCTGACCGTCCGGGCGGACACTCTGCTTTATGAAGCGAAAAAACAGGGTAAAAACAGAGTTATTTCAGATTTGAACTCATAA
- a CDS encoding response regulator, which yields MKNYDILKEFKILYIEDDSSLLKNLSEILEDFVKNLFVAENTTDAYKIIKEKHVDVIISDILIGDKNGLEFISFLKQNGIDIPFILTTAYTETDYLLDAIKLKAVNYLVKPIKIKELLDSLYEVLLPVYQEKELVNSTLLFKIASVICESKQLEVIKMIVKNMDDEYSFSLSYNDIMEEINISKPTLIKLFKDLQDKEVLQKLPKRKYRININKLDEIFMSSNLK from the coding sequence ATGAAAAATTATGATATTTTAAAAGAGTTTAAGATATTGTATATTGAAGACGACAGCAGTCTTCTAAAAAATCTGAGTGAAATTTTGGAGGATTTCGTAAAAAATCTTTTTGTTGCCGAAAATACGACCGATGCGTATAAAATAATAAAAGAAAAACATGTAGACGTAATAATAAGCGATATTTTAATAGGCGATAAAAACGGTCTTGAATTTATATCTTTTTTAAAACAAAACGGAATAGACATACCGTTTATATTGACAACGGCTTATACGGAAACGGATTATCTGCTTGATGCAATAAAACTTAAAGCCGTTAATTATCTGGTTAAACCTATAAAAATAAAAGAACTTTTAGACAGTCTTTACGAAGTGCTTTTACCTGTATATCAGGAAAAAGAGCTTGTAAACAGTACGCTTTTATTTAAAATAGCTTCAGTTATATGCGAAAGCAAACAGCTTGAAGTTATTAAAATGATAGTTAAAAACATGGACGACGAATATTCTTTTTCACTTTCTTATAACGATATAATGGAAGAAATAAATATAAGCAAACCAACGCTTATTAAACTTTTTAAAGATTTACAGGATAAAGAGGTGCTTCAAAAACTTCCAAAAAGAAAATACAGGATAAATATCAATAAATTAGATGAAATATTTATGAGTTCAAATCTGAAATAA
- a CDS encoding sensor histidine kinase: MNFKFLDRLGFFAKTKLLIFVILFAMITIIILSQYSIFTFKNDIDTLFQKRTVPVVKLENIKDLYKINVYETINQYKNGEINLKQAKEVISLAKELINKEWKSYLSQKMNVFGFEALVMQNILNLKKRINGQIDKFLNTSFVDYGNLKNNINTINIYLSDIINANIKKAIERKNKTDKRFAFVIKASIISIVIVFVFSITLMILIIENFKKIHIDLEKTVKEKTKELEKINRNLEKRIKKAVEENRKKDKIMFQQSKLAAMGEMLQNIAHQWRQPLGSISLILQSIKLKNEMNKLTPEYIDRKTEEALELADNMSKTIDDFKNFFRPDKTKKTLSIKECIFHSKKLVSHMLEKYKIVLEVHIKDDIKIVGYKNELSHVCLNILNNAIDSLKESSVEPKKILVIIKKEKNSIIISVIDNGGGIKEEHLEKIFEPYFTTKLKDKGSGIGLYMAKQIIEEHMHGKIKAMNIRHKMGTEIMYNCAMFEITIPIKDTHEKL, translated from the coding sequence ATGAATTTTAAGTTCCTAGACAGACTCGGATTTTTTGCAAAAACAAAACTTTTAATATTTGTTATTCTGTTTGCGATGATAACTATTATAATTTTGTCTCAGTATTCTATTTTTACTTTTAAAAACGATATCGATACGCTTTTTCAAAAAAGAACGGTTCCGGTAGTTAAACTCGAGAATATAAAAGACTTATACAAAATAAACGTTTACGAAACGATAAACCAGTATAAAAACGGAGAAATAAATTTAAAACAGGCAAAAGAGGTGATTTCTCTTGCCAAAGAGCTTATTAATAAAGAATGGAAATCATATCTTTCCCAAAAAATGAATGTTTTCGGATTTGAAGCTCTTGTCATGCAGAATATATTGAATCTTAAGAAAAGAATTAACGGACAGATAGACAAATTTTTAAATACATCTTTTGTGGATTACGGCAATCTTAAAAACAATATCAATACTATAAATATTTATCTTTCGGATATTATTAACGCAAATATTAAAAAAGCTATTGAGCGTAAAAACAAAACTGACAAAAGATTTGCTTTTGTAATAAAAGCTTCGATAATAAGTATTGTAATCGTTTTTGTTTTCAGTATAACGCTTATGATACTTATAATAGAGAATTTCAAAAAAATACATATTGATCTTGAGAAAACCGTAAAAGAAAAAACAAAAGAGCTTGAAAAAATAAACAGAAACCTTGAAAAAAGAATTAAAAAGGCCGTTGAAGAAAACAGAAAAAAAGATAAAATAATGTTTCAGCAGAGCAAACTCGCCGCAATGGGTGAGATGCTTCAAAATATTGCACATCAGTGGAGGCAGCCGCTCGGTAGTATATCTTTGATTCTTCAGTCTATAAAACTTAAAAATGAAATGAATAAACTGACCCCTGAATATATAGACAGGAAAACGGAAGAAGCGCTTGAACTCGCTGATAATATGTCTAAAACTATAGATGATTTTAAAAACTTCTTCAGACCCGATAAGACAAAAAAGACTCTTAGTATAAAAGAATGTATATTTCATTCTAAAAAACTGGTTTCTCACATGCTTGAAAAATATAAAATAGTGCTGGAAGTACATATAAAAGACGACATTAAAATTGTAGGGTATAAAAATGAACTCTCACATGTGTGTCTGAATATATTAAACAATGCAATAGATTCGTTAAAAGAAAGCAGTGTTGAGCCCAAAAAGATTCTTGTAATAATCAAAAAAGAAAAAAATTCAATAATAATCAGTGTAATCGACAACGGGGGAGGAATAAAAGAGGAACATCTGGAAAAAATATTCGAACCGTATTTTACTACGAAATTAAAGGACAAAGGAAGCGGAATAGGGCTTTATATGGCAAAACAGATTATCGAAGAGCACATGCACGGTAAAATTAAAGCTATGAATATCAGACATAAAATGGGAACGGAAATTATGTATAATTGCGCCATGTTTGAAATTACTATTCCTATAAAGGATACTCATGAAAAATTATGA
- a CDS encoding ABC transporter substrate-binding protein, producing the protein MKKIAALSILIILIGFYYFNNSRKVYLIGSSLPLKGIMNEMGNTVRLGTDISFDFYSDGFRKKIKYEFLDDKYEPKLTKENIKKLYKQNVFLMYGIVGTPTVKEILPFLNDNSIYLYAPFTGAEFLRKNRYVINFRASYKDEIKKIVKYLLKHNIKKIGVFYQNDEYGNEIYYQTYKILKNRNLKLNGVGTYKRNTFFITSALNEISHNRPQAIIMGSTSKVSAMFIEKYRKIDPKTVFCTISFVNPDILVKLLKNKKNIIFSEVVPYYNDKNIKEAVLFKKELKKLYPEKQPTFFAFEAYLANKILLRAFEKLSFPYTPFHLISIIKNTPKNFLQGIKINYKNNQLLNKTYLYIYKNRQFKEIK; encoded by the coding sequence TTGAAAAAAATAGCAGCTTTGTCTATATTAATTATTCTTATCGGTTTTTATTATTTTAATAACTCCAGAAAAGTTTATTTAATAGGTTCATCCCTGCCTTTGAAAGGTATTATGAATGAAATGGGAAATACCGTAAGACTGGGAACTGATATTAGCTTTGATTTTTATTCCGACGGTTTTAGAAAGAAAATAAAATATGAGTTTTTAGATGATAAATATGAGCCTAAACTTACAAAAGAAAATATAAAAAAACTTTATAAACAGAATGTGTTTTTAATGTACGGTATTGTCGGAACACCTACGGTAAAAGAAATTTTACCTTTTTTGAATGATAATTCAATTTATCTGTATGCTCCGTTTACTGGGGCCGAATTTTTAAGAAAAAACAGATATGTAATAAACTTCAGGGCGTCATATAAAGATGAAATAAAAAAAATCGTAAAATATCTTTTAAAACACAATATTAAGAAAATCGGTGTTTTTTATCAGAATGACGAATACGGAAACGAGATTTACTATCAGACGTATAAAATATTGAAAAACAGAAATTTAAAACTTAACGGTGTCGGAACATACAAAAGAAATACGTTTTTTATAACTTCCGCTCTTAATGAAATATCTCACAACAGACCTCAGGCTATAATAATGGGCAGTACTTCTAAAGTCAGCGCCATGTTTATTGAAAAATACAGAAAAATTGATCCTAAAACGGTTTTTTGTACAATTTCCTTTGTCAATCCCGATATATTGGTTAAACTTTTGAAAAATAAAAAAAATATTATCTTTTCGGAAGTTGTGCCTTATTACAACGATAAAAACATTAAAGAAGCGGTACTGTTTAAAAAAGAGCTTAAGAAATTATATCCTGAAAAACAGCCGACTTTTTTTGCTTTTGAGGCGTATCTGGCCAATAAAATACTATTAAGGGCTTTTGAAAAACTTTCATTTCCGTATACGCCTTTTCATTTAATTAGTATAATTAAAAACACGCCGAAAAACTTTCTACAAGGAATTAAAATAAATTATAAAAACAATCAGCTTCTTAACAAAACATATTTATACATATATAAAAACAGACAGTTTAAAGAAATAAAATGA
- a CDS encoding 4Fe-4S binding protein — MIEYVYFSNELEFPLPESITFTNNSSEKAIISNSKQIEAEIYAPEIDFYIKNSEDETLKKIENIEKLYQIRGIKFDSAKYNEYEKEIGNKVLVIGNKEQAEKLSLDDFEVYYALPEWIKNITGTIGALEFTIDKNGETIKLSVDQAIWFNAPDAAYKQRGIVDPEDIGIEKSTEILKKRAGIYGYRNYITYDINICQYNGRVLKETCGNCADVCPTNAILKIDEEKKLLFSHIDCDGCGGCVSVCPSGALDFSAVPRDTFEEISKFYKNTIPLILPEDLIDSLNIKLKPNVLPLAIEGAKFLDETHFLTLVQESSSQIVFYTDRLSKGEKEAIDLINAVYEKIYNKKAVLLAQNEEELKSVLNKAELSPEFSYTINPQSAKKREKFAMRLSAVVDKDYGIIDLNGNSYIHYGKIEIDADKCTLCMGCVSVCNAGALTAHPEDNSLKFDAGVCTDCGYCEIACPEKCIDVIYDRLELNPEYFGQKTMAVDEPFYCIMCGKPFATKKSIAKIASMLLPVFTDEIKKKSIYCCQDCKAKLVFSDYLERKLNEK, encoded by the coding sequence ATGATTGAATACGTATATTTTTCAAATGAACTTGAATTCCCTTTGCCAGAAAGCATTACCTTCACTAACAACAGTTCCGAAAAAGCCATTATATCCAACTCGAAACAGATTGAAGCGGAAATTTACGCTCCGGAAATAGATTTTTATATTAAAAATAGTGAAGACGAAACTCTGAAAAAAATAGAAAACATTGAAAAACTTTACCAAATCAGAGGTATTAAATTCGACAGTGCGAAATACAACGAATATGAAAAAGAAATCGGCAACAAAGTTTTAGTTATAGGCAATAAAGAACAGGCCGAAAAACTTTCCTTGGATGATTTTGAAGTTTATTACGCCCTTCCGGAATGGATTAAAAACATTACTGGAACAATAGGCGCTCTTGAATTTACCATAGATAAAAACGGAGAAACAATAAAACTCTCAGTCGATCAGGCAATATGGTTCAATGCTCCCGATGCTGCTTATAAACAAAGAGGAATTGTAGACCCGGAAGACATCGGAATTGAAAAAAGCACCGAAATATTAAAAAAAAGAGCAGGAATATACGGCTACCGAAACTATATAACATACGACATAAACATATGTCAGTATAACGGCCGCGTACTTAAAGAAACATGCGGAAATTGTGCTGATGTATGTCCGACAAACGCAATTTTAAAAATAGACGAAGAAAAAAAACTTCTTTTTTCACATATAGACTGTGACGGATGCGGAGGATGCGTAAGCGTATGTCCAAGCGGAGCGCTTGATTTCTCAGCTGTTCCGAGAGACACTTTTGAAGAAATATCGAAATTTTATAAAAACACAATACCTTTAATACTTCCTGAAGATTTAATTGACAGTTTAAATATAAAACTAAAACCAAACGTTTTGCCTCTTGCAATAGAAGGCGCGAAATTCTTGGATGAAACACATTTTTTAACCTTAGTTCAGGAAAGTTCTTCACAGATTGTTTTCTATACCGACAGACTCTCAAAAGGGGAAAAAGAAGCAATTGATCTGATAAATGCCGTTTATGAAAAAATATACAATAAAAAAGCGGTTCTTTTAGCCCAAAATGAAGAAGAACTAAAATCCGTATTAAATAAAGCCGAATTATCCCCTGAATTCTCATACACTATAAATCCACAATCTGCAAAAAAAAGAGAAAAATTCGCAATGAGACTTTCCGCGGTTGTAGATAAAGATTACGGTATTATCGACCTTAACGGCAACAGTTATATACATTACGGAAAAATAGAAATAGATGCTGATAAATGTACACTTTGCATGGGATGCGTAAGCGTATGCAACGCCGGAGCATTAACAGCTCATCCTGAAGACAATTCCCTTAAATTCGATGCAGGCGTATGTACGGACTGCGGATATTGCGAAATAGCGTGTCCGGAAAAATGCATTGACGTTATTTATGACAGACTTGAGTTAAATCCAGAATATTTCGGCCAGAAAACAATGGCGGTTGACGAGCCTTTTTACTGCATAATGTGCGGTAAACCGTTTGCCACCAAAAAATCAATCGCAAAAATCGCTTCAATGCTGCTGCCTGTTTTTACGGATGAAATAAAGAAAAAATCTATTTACTGCTGTCAGGATTGCAAAGCAAAACTAGTATTTAGCGACTATTTAGAAAGGAAACTTAATGAAAAATAG
- a CDS encoding molecular chaperone: MKNREINEARAFYYGFFSKLFTFSYDKNRFEGVKEAAELLYQNALEENSKKALAHFIENFNEKKLADEYDEIFYDLSQDPVPTTASFYDEEIENGKMKVKMVDIVLGSKFRKNEEYKDSEDDIGFIFPFMQHLILEKLKGDEKSEWLENKTFDILNTFIDEFTENVYMHQASDLYKDIAVVLKAFTETERLFLEKPKPVIEKIKKESCEVCIADEEAAIRKRNKKRQNNTMVCNLEEGGDVEDEV, from the coding sequence ATGAAAAATAGAGAAATAAACGAAGCCAGAGCTTTTTATTACGGATTTTTTTCAAAACTTTTTACGTTCAGTTATGATAAAAACAGATTTGAAGGCGTTAAAGAGGCGGCTGAGCTTTTATATCAAAACGCTCTTGAAGAAAACTCCAAAAAAGCGCTGGCACACTTTATAGAAAACTTTAATGAAAAAAAACTGGCAGACGAATATGACGAAATATTCTACGACCTTTCACAGGATCCCGTGCCTACAACAGCTTCATTTTACGATGAAGAAATAGAAAACGGAAAAATGAAAGTAAAAATGGTTGATATAGTATTAGGCTCAAAATTCAGGAAAAACGAAGAATACAAAGACAGCGAAGACGATATCGGTTTTATTTTTCCTTTCATGCAGCATCTAATACTTGAAAAACTCAAAGGAGATGAAAAATCCGAGTGGCTTGAAAATAAAACATTCGATATTTTAAATACATTTATCGACGAATTTACGGAAAATGTCTATATGCATCAGGCTTCGGATCTTTACAAAGACATAGCAGTGGTGTTAAAAGCTTTTACAGAAACGGAAAGACTGTTTTTGGAAAAACCTAAACCTGTAATAGAAAAAATAAAAAAAGAAAGTTGTGAAGTCTGTATAGCAGACGAAGAAGCGGCTATCAGAAAAAGAAACAAAAAAAGACAAAACAATACAATGGTATGTAATCTTGAAGAAGGCGGAGATGTTGAAGATGAAGTTTAA
- a CDS encoding twin-arginine translocation signal domain-containing protein: MKRRSFLKGALGIGALSVASSTLSFAKSAQPEYDNGVVRGHSPKKEILYRKTKYWEIYYKNAI, translated from the coding sequence ATGAAAAGAAGAAGCTTTCTTAAAGGAGCTCTCGGAATCGGAGCACTGAGTGTCGCTTCTTCAACACTGAGTTTTGCCAAGTCCGCTCAGCCGGAATATGACAACGGTGTAGTAAGAGGACACTCTCCTAAAAAAGAGATTCTTTACCGCAAAACCAAATATTGGGAAATTTATTACAAAAATGCCATTTAA